The following are from one region of the Methanospirillum hungatei genome:
- a CDS encoding DUF3782 domain-containing protein, whose product MDSEKSFRNGLAEILAGTGYSVQNFVTSDTKGVVFGRPAEIDIDVIIKGDRTIVVEIKSSVSKSDVFIFLKKVDFYRQISGKQVDNILMITPYIDDAARDIACQYNIIVCDTLSDIKPSIQKA is encoded by the coding sequence ATTGATTCTGAAAAATCATTTAGAAATGGCCTCGCGGAAATCCTTGCAGGTACCGGGTATAGCGTACAGAATTTTGTTACATCTGATACCAAAGGAGTAGTATTTGGCCGTCCGGCAGAGATAGATATTGACGTTATCATAAAGGGTGACCGGACAATCGTGGTAGAGATCAAATCTTCAGTAAGTAAGAGTGATGTGTTCATCTTTCTGAAAAAAGTAGATTTTTACCGCCAGATTTCGGGAAAACAAGTAGATAATATTCTCATGATCACCCCCTACATCGATGATGCAGCACGTGATATCGCCTGCCAATATAATATCATCGTATGTGATACTCTGTCCGATATTAAACCATCAATCCAAAAAGCCTGA
- the cobO gene encoding cob(I)yrinic acid a,c-diamide adenosyltransferase → MHKDRKGYIQVYCGNGKGKTTAALGLSLRTLLSGGSVYFAQFCKGSETAEMGLCSLFDTFVMEQYGTGKFITNNPTEEDRKQARQGFEHCKSVILSGYFDLVVLDEIILSVFYQLINVEEIISMLRSRKPWVEVILTGRKAPHELIEAADLVTEMKKVKHYFDTGVKARRGIEY, encoded by the coding sequence ATGCACAAAGATAGGAAAGGATACATTCAGGTTTATTGTGGAAACGGAAAGGGGAAAACAACCGCTGCATTGGGTCTTTCCCTCCGGACTCTTCTCTCTGGAGGGTCAGTGTATTTTGCCCAGTTTTGTAAAGGATCAGAGACAGCTGAAATGGGTTTGTGTTCGCTTTTTGATACCTTTGTGATGGAACAGTATGGAACAGGGAAGTTCATTACCAATAATCCCACTGAAGAGGACCGAAAGCAGGCCAGACAAGGGTTTGAACATTGCAAAAGCGTGATTTTATCCGGTTATTTTGACCTGGTCGTCCTTGATGAGATAATCCTGAGTGTCTTTTACCAGTTAATCAACGTTGAAGAGATAATCTCCATGCTTCGATCCCGAAAACCATGGGTGGAAGTGATTCTCACCGGAAGAAAGGCTCCACATGAGTTGATTGAAGCTGCAGATCTGGTCACCGAGATGAAAAAGGTGAAACATTATTTTGATACGGGGGTGAAAGCGAGAAGAGGGATAGAATATTGA
- a CDS encoding type IV pilin N-terminal domain-containing protein produces MMIKNIIERTESAVSPVIGVLLMLVVTIIIAAIVSGFAGGMAGGEKEAPQAAISVTFPYNETSGMGNVNSPIYFKLMSGNPISTKDLSIITYFTNSSGYTYKHEQTASSDLVDVYPGYNYNTRVPYLQNLGKGWANEANMHFGNFTWAVGDILTTGTNPGSASLLGMLDYYTEKGTLDPDLKTGSIVEIKIKHIPSNKFIYDKEVMLS; encoded by the coding sequence ATGATGATAAAGAATATTATTGAAAGGACTGAATCGGCAGTCTCTCCAGTCATCGGTGTCCTCCTCATGCTCGTGGTGACGATTATTATCGCTGCAATAGTGAGCGGATTTGCCGGAGGTATGGCAGGCGGTGAAAAAGAGGCCCCACAGGCTGCAATTTCTGTTACATTTCCATACAATGAAACAAGTGGCATGGGTAATGTAAATAGTCCCATTTATTTTAAACTTATGAGCGGAAACCCGATTTCGACAAAGGATCTCTCTATTATAACATACTTTACCAACAGTAGTGGTTACACGTATAAACACGAACAAACAGCCAGCAGTGATCTGGTTGACGTATATCCTGGCTATAATTACAATACACGGGTCCCTTACCTGCAAAATTTAGGAAAAGGTTGGGCAAATGAAGCAAATATGCATTTTGGTAACTTTACCTGGGCAGTTGGGGATATATTAACAACCGGCACTAATCCTGGCTCTGCAAGCCTTCTGGGAATGCTGGATTATTATACCGAAAAAGGAACATTGGATCCGGATTTAAAAACCGGAAGTATCGTGGAAATCAAAATCAAACATATTCCAAGCAATAAATTCATCTATGACAAGGAGGTCATGTTATCATGA
- a CDS encoding type IV pilin N-terminal domain-containing protein, with protein sequence MKTITNEAVSPVIGVLLMLVVTIIIAAVVSAFAGGLSSEQSKAPQVSFTVKPEIVNISDTNTGNYNPDHDSGYTAANGILFEHKGGDSISLNEIAIHLEDKGVSMIVTGSDKLSTTYNVLPSDITDGGYFAKVGNDVSDKIIEPGDKFMMYADDNYISQGTKYLIWEFPTGRGYAPVNDKIKYTVIDRRSNKAICNGEFVLK encoded by the coding sequence ATGAAAACTATTACAAATGAAGCTGTATCTCCGGTAATTGGAGTTTTACTTATGCTCGTAGTTACCATTATAATCGCTGCGGTGGTTAGTGCTTTTGCCGGAGGTCTGTCTTCTGAACAATCAAAGGCACCACAGGTTTCATTTACTGTCAAACCAGAGATTGTCAATATATCTGATACAAATACAGGAAATTATAATCCTGATCATGATAGCGGGTACACTGCAGCAAATGGAATTCTCTTTGAGCATAAAGGAGGGGATTCTATCTCATTGAATGAGATTGCAATTCATCTTGAGGATAAGGGTGTCAGTATGATTGTTACGGGAAGTGACAAATTAAGTACCACATATAACGTCCTTCCTTCAGACATTACCGATGGGGGATATTTCGCAAAAGTTGGAAATGATGTATCTGATAAAATCATCGAACCTGGTGACAAGTTCATGATGTATGCTGATGACAATTATATCAGCCAGGGAACGAAGTATTTGATCTGGGAATTTCCTACAGGAAGGGGATATGCACCGGTTAATGATAAAATAAAATATACGGTGATTGACCGGAGATCGAATAAGGCCATATGTAACGGCGAATTCGTGTTGAAATAA
- a CDS encoding bifunctional metallophosphatase/5'-nucleotidase, producing the protein MSVILAIIIISSFFTGIIYNETSSPVHLQILAVNDFHGHLFPGHDQHNRSAGGAPFLASSLKAVMNTPGNGNVILTLTGDTVGASPRYSALLLDEPTVLFFNIFANENCMGRKEKKHDYCNVISIPGNHEFNNGPDELFRKVKGGNGSSDIPHIVDPYPGMAADVICANVVWKENDTPLFPPYTIRYIEGIPVAFIGAVSIETPILELPMNVEMVKFLNESDGINRYIPSLQEQGVHAFVVLLHEGGNQESYEGPTRTGCNVTGPVENITAQLDPDVDVVLASHSHDFTNAYLPNTGKKDVLVVQAYSYGKAYADVNVSIDRRSRDIISKSAIIVPVYADQAGVEPDPDIQRLLEDVQDTVSQVESEFISTTIINISRIQNKKGESSLGNLVADSQRDAMGTEIAFVTSGELAGSLHADIPAGIITWADLERVLPPDASMAEEYGGWYSRPRVASRELNGSQIKDILERQWEEPKPEENLSVSGLVYWYNLSRPVGDKVTRIWVNGNEISHNATYSVAMNYYMAYGMGEFTPGWDSGVNVTIGPADIDALESYFRKLPVPFNLIDDSRVVEENNKKT; encoded by the coding sequence ATGTCAGTTATCCTGGCGATAATTATCATCAGTTCTTTCTTTACTGGGATTATTTATAATGAAACATCATCTCCGGTTCATCTGCAGATTCTGGCAGTAAATGATTTTCATGGACACCTGTTTCCCGGGCATGACCAGCATAATCGTTCAGCAGGAGGTGCTCCGTTTCTTGCTTCGTCTCTGAAAGCAGTGATGAATACACCTGGCAATGGTAATGTCATTCTTACACTGACTGGAGATACAGTCGGGGCTTCACCACGGTATTCGGCTCTCCTTCTTGATGAACCAACAGTTCTTTTCTTCAATATCTTTGCAAATGAAAATTGCATGGGAAGGAAAGAAAAGAAACATGACTATTGTAATGTTATTTCAATCCCTGGAAACCATGAGTTCAACAATGGTCCTGATGAATTATTCAGGAAGGTCAAGGGAGGGAATGGTTCTTCAGATATTCCTCATATCGTTGATCCTTATCCTGGTATGGCTGCTGATGTAATTTGTGCCAATGTTGTCTGGAAAGAAAATGATACACCATTATTTCCGCCATATACTATCCGGTACATCGAGGGGATTCCGGTTGCCTTTATCGGTGCGGTATCTATCGAGACCCCCATCCTTGAATTGCCCATGAATGTGGAGATGGTAAAATTTCTCAATGAATCAGATGGGATTAACAGGTACATTCCATCCCTGCAGGAACAGGGAGTTCATGCATTTGTCGTTCTTTTACATGAAGGTGGAAACCAGGAGTCATATGAAGGGCCGACCCGAACGGGATGTAATGTAACCGGTCCGGTCGAAAATATTACGGCTCAACTTGACCCTGATGTTGATGTTGTTCTTGCATCTCACTCACATGATTTTACCAATGCTTATCTGCCAAACACTGGTAAGAAAGATGTCCTGGTTGTGCAGGCATACTCGTATGGAAAGGCATATGCAGATGTAAATGTATCTATTGACCGACGAAGCAGGGATATAATAAGTAAATCCGCGATTATCGTTCCGGTTTATGCAGATCAGGCTGGGGTGGAACCTGATCCGGACATCCAAAGACTGCTAGAGGATGTACAGGATACTGTAAGTCAGGTGGAATCAGAGTTCATCTCGACTACGATAATAAATATTAGCCGTATACAGAATAAAAAGGGTGAATCATCGCTTGGAAATCTGGTTGCTGATTCACAACGGGATGCCATGGGTACGGAGATTGCGTTTGTAACCTCGGGAGAACTTGCCGGCTCTCTTCATGCAGATATTCCGGCAGGGATTATCACCTGGGCAGATCTTGAGAGGGTGCTTCCACCGGATGCATCGATGGCCGAGGAGTATGGAGGATGGTACAGCCGTCCACGGGTTGCATCGCGTGAGCTGAACGGATCGCAAATCAAAGATATCCTGGAACGTCAATGGGAAGAGCCGAAACCAGAAGAGAACCTGTCCGTATCAGGTTTGGTATACTGGTATAATCTTTCACGACCTGTTGGAGACAAGGTAACCCGGATATGGGTGAATGGTAATGAAATTAGTCACAATGCCACGTATTCGGTAGCGATGAATTATTACATGGCATATGGGATGGGAGAGTTTACACCAGGGTGGGACTCGGGAGTGAATGTTACTATCGGTCCGGCTGATATCGATGCCCTGGAGTCATATTTTAGGAAGTTACCAGTTCCTTTTAATTTGATCGATGATAGCCGGGTGGTTGAGGAAAACAATAAAAAAACGTAG
- the cobN gene encoding cobaltochelatase subunit CobN — MKIFYISAGTGENPWIMNAASTCRENGRSVDAFQATSELIDSEEKEFARILNELYDTHLLLIDNHGSATYFKKFDRLIAKAKDLHIPTFVCSSVPEEMKDFRILFPFSTDDYEFVHSCLELSGLENTISLILWACKTIGGENIEIPPLLYPPTEGFYHPSLPEIYDYPSHEKRLDKEKPTIGILLHQFYYIRKNLLPINALISSLEAKGMNALPFFLVTSPNEVTGAIGIRKFIEKYLIRDGKPIIGVLIINMSFSQISLSDPGDGTKNGPVYNFFIDLNVPLLQTITMYRSYETWSQDDQGLSVMEISSGVIWPEFDGQIIAIPLGSTGEYEGRKNVSIPIPGRVDRIAEMALRWSILKRTPNNERKIAILLYQYTGETEALGDAGGLDTPQSVIGILRRLKDTGYIVDHIPETGNELIEGMIAGLTNDTRWISDKQMQERSVDLVCPELYFEWFTKIPMKNQEKISADWGQAPGEILVSGGDFCIPGQVNGNIFIGIQPPRGLFEKVESLIHSNDMVMPHQYLAYYRWMKHVFGAHAIIHMGTHGTLEWLPGKGNALSEECYPDVILEDMPHVYPYIMNDPGEGIQAKRRSWSVLLDHLVPAMMRAEGYGDLLQLDTILQDYIRAKRGGEEQKATDLITEVQTIVLARNLTNDLNIPVDAGIEAIADNAERLYDYICEVRDVIIKDGLHIFGQPPVDERFLEMIYALTRLENGKNPSLRESVAETFDLSLQDLLDNPSGFHEHHGLTNGALVDLIDTRCQQLIGKMAEFEFDKEQVISHIRKEYGEDYKDLETCCTFICDDVVTRLNQTTDELTNMIRGLDAGYVPPGPCGDPTRGNVHLLPTGRNCFSIDPATIPTPAAWKTGKDMADQMIERYITEKGEYPQKVGIVVWATDTMRTGGDDIAYIFWLMGLRPVWSSRGGAVTGLEVIPAKELGRPRIDVTLRISGLFRDSYPNLVQLIDEGVETIATLDESEEVNYLSSHLKQDMLAKLKEGLSEQEARDMALIRIFGDPPGNHGCAVGEVVHASSWQDRKDLADVYTTWGAHAYGRKFRGEKVPEIFKEQFAQLDVTVKNRVSREFDILDVDDDYIFLGGMNACVKAYGNKDPVSVIGEASDPKNVKTRLLDEEIRFIFRSRVLNPRWIDGLKPHGFRGVQEVMNTIEYTFGWDVTSDAVDDWEYQAAAEHFLFDEENRKWIEENNPYAMHNIVGRLLEAYERGFWETDDETIKKLQDIYLESEEYLERMGDLNE, encoded by the coding sequence GTGAAAATATTCTATATCAGCGCTGGAACGGGTGAAAATCCCTGGATTATGAATGCCGCATCCACATGCAGGGAGAATGGAAGAAGCGTAGATGCATTTCAGGCTACATCCGAACTGATTGATTCAGAAGAAAAGGAATTTGCAAGAATTCTAAATGAATTATATGATACACATCTCCTTCTGATAGATAATCATGGAAGTGCGACCTATTTCAAAAAATTTGACCGTTTAATTGCGAAGGCCAAAGACCTTCATATTCCAACCTTCGTCTGCAGTTCGGTTCCGGAGGAGATGAAAGACTTCCGTATCCTCTTTCCTTTTAGCACAGATGATTATGAGTTTGTTCATTCCTGCCTGGAACTGAGTGGGCTTGAAAATACAATCTCTCTCATTCTTTGGGCCTGCAAAACCATCGGAGGAGAAAATATTGAGATCCCTCCTCTCCTGTATCCTCCGACAGAAGGATTCTATCATCCGTCGCTTCCTGAAATCTACGACTATCCATCCCATGAAAAGAGGCTGGATAAGGAAAAACCAACTATAGGAATTCTTCTCCACCAGTTTTATTATATCAGAAAAAATCTGCTCCCCATCAATGCTCTCATTTCATCTTTAGAAGCTAAAGGGATGAATGCCCTCCCTTTCTTCCTGGTTACCAGTCCGAATGAAGTCACCGGTGCAATTGGAATCAGGAAATTTATTGAAAAATACCTGATCAGGGATGGAAAACCCATCATTGGTGTCCTGATCATTAACATGTCATTTTCCCAGATATCCCTCTCTGATCCTGGTGATGGGACGAAAAACGGACCAGTTTATAATTTTTTCATCGATCTGAATGTCCCCCTGCTCCAGACCATAACCATGTACCGATCATACGAAACCTGGTCTCAGGATGACCAGGGCTTATCGGTTATGGAGATCTCATCAGGAGTGATCTGGCCTGAATTTGACGGACAGATTATTGCAATTCCCCTCGGGTCAACCGGTGAATATGAAGGCAGAAAGAATGTGAGTATTCCCATACCAGGACGTGTTGACCGGATTGCAGAAATGGCCCTTCGCTGGTCCATCCTGAAAAGAACCCCGAACAATGAGAGAAAGATTGCTATCCTCCTGTACCAGTACACCGGAGAGACTGAAGCCCTTGGTGATGCAGGAGGTCTTGATACCCCGCAGAGTGTCATCGGAATCCTGCGAAGATTAAAGGATACTGGTTATATCGTAGATCATATTCCGGAGACAGGAAATGAACTGATAGAGGGGATGATTGCCGGCCTTACCAACGACACCCGCTGGATATCTGATAAGCAGATGCAGGAGCGATCCGTTGATCTGGTCTGTCCTGAATTATACTTTGAATGGTTTACAAAAATCCCAATGAAGAACCAGGAGAAGATATCAGCAGACTGGGGTCAGGCACCTGGTGAGATTCTGGTATCAGGCGGGGATTTTTGCATTCCTGGCCAAGTAAACGGAAATATCTTCATCGGCATCCAGCCTCCCCGTGGGCTGTTTGAAAAGGTCGAGTCATTAATTCACTCAAATGATATGGTCATGCCCCACCAGTATCTTGCTTATTACAGGTGGATGAAACATGTCTTCGGTGCCCATGCGATAATCCATATGGGCACTCACGGAACCCTTGAATGGCTCCCCGGAAAGGGAAATGCGTTGTCAGAGGAGTGCTATCCGGATGTCATTCTCGAAGATATGCCCCATGTCTATCCCTACATTATGAATGATCCCGGTGAGGGAATTCAGGCAAAAAGGAGGAGCTGGTCAGTCCTGCTTGACCACCTGGTCCCGGCGATGATGAGAGCAGAGGGATATGGAGATCTCTTGCAGCTTGATACCATTCTTCAGGATTATATCAGGGCGAAAAGAGGCGGAGAGGAGCAGAAAGCAACCGACCTGATCACAGAAGTCCAGACCATTGTTCTTGCCAGAAACCTGACAAATGACCTAAATATTCCAGTAGACGCAGGAATTGAAGCCATCGCTGACAATGCGGAACGTCTCTACGATTATATTTGTGAAGTGCGGGATGTTATCATCAAGGACGGTCTGCATATCTTTGGACAGCCCCCGGTTGATGAACGTTTCCTGGAGATGATCTATGCCCTCACCCGGCTTGAAAATGGGAAAAACCCATCACTGCGGGAATCAGTCGCTGAAACATTTGATCTCTCTCTTCAGGATCTTTTGGATAATCCATCAGGCTTTCATGAACATCATGGATTAACTAACGGAGCTCTTGTTGACTTGATAGACACCCGTTGCCAACAGTTGATCGGGAAGATGGCTGAATTTGAATTTGACAAAGAACAGGTAATTTCTCATATTAGAAAAGAGTATGGAGAGGATTATAAGGATCTTGAAACATGTTGCACGTTCATCTGTGACGATGTGGTGACTCGGTTAAACCAGACAACCGATGAACTCACAAATATGATACGAGGGCTTGATGCAGGATATGTTCCACCCGGCCCTTGTGGCGACCCGACAAGAGGGAATGTCCACCTTCTCCCTACGGGAAGGAACTGTTTCTCCATTGATCCGGCTACAATACCGACACCAGCAGCATGGAAGACCGGGAAAGACATGGCTGACCAGATGATCGAGCGGTATATCACCGAAAAAGGAGAATACCCGCAGAAAGTCGGTATCGTTGTATGGGCCACGGACACTATGCGGACCGGTGGTGATGACATAGCCTATATCTTCTGGCTTATGGGATTACGGCCAGTATGGTCTTCCCGTGGCGGAGCAGTGACCGGTCTTGAGGTAATCCCTGCAAAAGAACTGGGCAGACCACGCATTGATGTAACTCTCCGGATAAGCGGCCTGTTCCGGGACAGCTACCCCAATCTTGTACAGCTGATTGATGAAGGCGTTGAGACCATAGCAACCCTCGATGAATCAGAAGAGGTCAATTACCTCTCATCACACTTAAAGCAGGACATGTTGGCAAAATTAAAAGAAGGACTCTCAGAACAGGAGGCCAGGGATATGGCACTGATTCGTATATTCGGTGATCCTCCCGGAAATCATGGATGTGCTGTAGGTGAAGTTGTCCATGCATCTTCCTGGCAGGACAGGAAAGACCTGGCCGATGTATATACCACCTGGGGTGCCCATGCCTATGGCAGAAAATTCAGGGGAGAAAAAGTCCCTGAAATCTTCAAAGAACAGTTTGCACAATTGGATGTGACGGTGAAAAACCGAGTATCTCGTGAATTTGATATCCTTGATGTTGATGATGATTACATCTTCCTTGGCGGGATGAATGCCTGTGTGAAGGCATATGGGAATAAAGATCCAGTATCGGTAATCGGGGAAGCTTCAGATCCTAAAAATGTCAAAACCCGTCTGCTTGATGAAGAGATCAGGTTTATTTTCCGGAGCAGAGTCCTCAATCCCCGCTGGATAGACGGTTTAAAACCCCACGGTTTCAGAGGTGTGCAGGAGGTCATGAACACCATCGAGTATACGTTTGGGTGGGATGTGACCTCCGATGCCGTCGATGACTGGGAGTATCAGGCTGCTGCAGAACATTTTCTCTTTGATGAAGAAAACCGAAAGTGGATTGAAGAGAATAATCCATATGCCATGCATAACATCGTAGGAAGGCTCCTTGAAGCATATGAACGGGGATTCTGGGAGACTGACGATGAGACAATAAAAAAATTACAAGATATATACCTCGAGTCAGAGGAGTATCTTGAACGGATGGGGGATTTAAATGAATAA